Proteins from a genomic interval of Symmachiella macrocystis:
- a CDS encoding Gfo/Idh/MocA family protein: MKQIKIAVIGVGALGQHHARILAGMPDVELVGVADTNREAGTRVAQNCGTQWFSEYRDVLDNVDAVSVAVPTIAHLAVAGDCLARGISAHVEKPLALDATEGSLLVKQAEKTGAILQVGHIERFNPAMQSARPHIGQPKYIRGERLSPFSFRSTDIGVTLDLMIHDIDLVLDLAASPIVSVEAFGLNILGSNEDVVQARLRFENGCVADLTANRVSMNVSRSMQVWSNTGFVGIDFGARQVTTCAPSDALLYGTSPVERAQQPGADIEKLKTDVFEHFIRVENPTVTPHDALTAELSSFVDCIRTQQKPLVDGQTALQALVAAEQILESVAAHAWDGDSHGAIGPAPFFAAPRKLAG; this comes from the coding sequence ATGAAACAGATCAAAATCGCAGTCATCGGTGTAGGGGCGCTCGGACAACACCACGCCCGGATTCTAGCCGGCATGCCCGACGTTGAGTTGGTTGGCGTCGCCGATACCAATCGAGAAGCAGGAACGCGGGTCGCCCAGAATTGCGGAACGCAATGGTTTTCCGAATATCGGGACGTGCTAGACAACGTCGATGCGGTCAGCGTCGCCGTTCCCACGATTGCCCACTTGGCGGTCGCTGGAGATTGTCTGGCGCGAGGGATTTCGGCCCACGTGGAAAAACCGTTGGCGCTCGACGCGACGGAAGGCAGCCTGCTCGTCAAACAAGCGGAAAAAACCGGCGCCATTCTGCAAGTCGGTCACATCGAGCGGTTTAACCCCGCCATGCAATCCGCCCGGCCGCACATCGGCCAACCCAAATACATTCGCGGCGAACGGCTCAGTCCGTTTTCGTTCCGCTCCACCGATATCGGCGTGACGCTCGATTTGATGATCCATGACATCGACCTCGTCCTGGATCTCGCCGCATCACCTATCGTCTCCGTCGAGGCGTTTGGACTGAATATTCTGGGAAGCAACGAAGATGTCGTTCAGGCGCGACTACGATTTGAAAACGGATGTGTCGCCGACCTGACCGCCAATCGCGTGAGCATGAACGTCAGCCGCAGCATGCAGGTCTGGTCCAACACCGGTTTTGTCGGGATCGATTTTGGCGCGCGACAGGTGACCACCTGTGCCCCCAGCGACGCATTGCTATACGGTACGTCACCCGTTGAACGGGCACAACAACCTGGAGCGGACATCGAAAAACTGAAAACGGATGTCTTCGAACACTTTATCCGTGTCGAAAACCCCACCGTCACTCCTCACGACGCGTTGACCGCCGAGCTAAGCAGTTTTGTGGATTGCATCCGCACCCAGCAAAAACCGTTAGTGGACGGACAAACCGCACTTCAGGCACTAGTCGCCGCTGAGCAGATTCTCGAATCAGTCGCCGCCCATGCTTGGGACGGAGACTCCCATGGCGCAATTGGCCCGGCACCGTTTTTCGCCGCTCCCCGGAAACTGGCCGGGTGA
- the bcp gene encoding thioredoxin-dependent thiol peroxidase, which translates to MAAANGLNVGDRAPAFHAAASPGGKKIRLSQFKGEKHVVLYFYPRDNTPGCTTEACDFRDASVEFDASDVVILGVSTDSVESHEKFTDKFELPFPLIADEKHEIAEKYGVWVEKNMYGKKSMGILRSTFLIDKQGKIARVWRRVKVNGHVSAVQEALAEIE; encoded by the coding sequence ATGGCGGCAGCAAACGGTTTGAATGTGGGAGATCGAGCACCGGCATTTCATGCGGCAGCCTCTCCAGGCGGAAAAAAAATTCGGCTCAGCCAATTCAAGGGAGAGAAGCATGTTGTGCTATATTTTTATCCCCGAGACAACACTCCCGGCTGCACGACAGAGGCGTGTGACTTCCGCGACGCATCAGTCGAATTCGATGCATCCGACGTGGTCATTCTCGGCGTCAGCACCGATTCGGTCGAATCCCACGAAAAATTCACCGACAAATTCGAGCTTCCCTTTCCACTCATAGCGGACGAAAAGCACGAAATCGCCGAAAAATATGGCGTGTGGGTCGAGAAGAACATGTACGGCAAAAAGTCGATGGGCATCTTGCGATCGACGTTTCTGATCGACAAACAGGGAAAAATCGCCCGTGTCTGGCGGCGCGTGAAGGTCAACGGGCACGTCAGTGCCGTCCAGGAAGCGCTCGCCGAGATTGAATAG